A section of the Hevea brasiliensis isolate MT/VB/25A 57/8 unplaced genomic scaffold, ASM3005281v1 Scaf151, whole genome shotgun sequence genome encodes:
- the LOC131176526 gene encoding uncharacterized protein LOC131176526: protein MRLQLLESDLLSVAQCDITVAQYFHKVKSICREISELDPTAPIGETRIKRIIIHGLRPEFRGFIVAVQGWPNQPSLVEFENLLAGQEAMAKQMGGVSLKGEEEALYTIKSRGTYKQHVISGSKRNDEKVKNHQGEGSSRPGGASKNHGNSKRFEGKCYNCGKKGHMSKACWSKKRSMESSTATSNTKEKSKDDWDAKAFFATEEEELALTVTTSE from the coding sequence ATGCGACTACAGTTGTTAGAAAGTGATCTATTGTCAGTAGCGCAATGTGATATAACAGTGGCCCAGTATTTTCACAAGGTGAAGTCGATATGCCGTGAAATTTCAGAATTAGATCCAACAGCTCCAATTGGAGAAACCAGGATAAAAAGAATAATCATTCATGGTTTGAGACCTGAATTTAGAGGCTTCATTGTTGCAGTACAGGGATGGCCAAATCAACCATCACTTGTTGAGTTTGAAAATTTGCTTGCTGGTCAAGAGGCCATGGCTAAGCAAATGGGAGGAGTCTCGCTGAAGGGTGAAGAGGAAGCACTCTACACCATTAAGAGCAGAGGGACCTACAAGCAACATGTCATTAGTGGATCTAAAAGGAATGATGAGAAGGTGAAAAATCATCAAGGAGAGGGGAGCTCTCGTCCAGGAGGAGCTTCAAAGAATCATGGCAACAGTAAAAGGTTTGAAGGGaagtgttacaattgtggaaagaagGGTCACATGTCAAAAGCTTGTTGGTCCAAGAAAAGGTCTATGGAGAGCAGCACTGCTACTTCCAATACAAAGGAGAAAAGCAAAGATGACTGGGATGCTAAAGCATTCTTTGCTACAGAAGAGGAGGAGTTAGCTCTCACTGTAACAACATCTGAATAG